GCCGGAATCGAGCCGTTCGTGTGCGGAGCGTGCATCGTCGAGGTCAAAGCGGCTGTCGATGAGCGGCCGCATCTTCCCGTCGGCGATCCAGGGCCACACCGTCTGGCGGACGGCCTGGGCCAGTCGCGCCTTTTCCTCGACCGGACGGGCCCTAAGGGTCGAACCGGTCAGGGTGATCCGCTTGAGCATGACCCGCATCAGATCGACCTCGACCCGGCTGCCGGCCAGAAAGGCGATCGAGGCGATCCGCGCGCCGACCCGGGCGCAATTGATGTTCTTCTGGACATAGCCGCCGCCAACCATGTCGAGAATGACATCGGCCCCGCCCGCTTCTGTCACCACGGTCTCGAAATCGGTGTCGCGGTAATTGATGGCGATATCGGCGCCAAGCTGACGGCATTGCGCGACCTTCTCCGGCGTCCCGGCTGTCGCGATCACCCGCGCCCCCGCCGCCTTGGCCAGCTGGATCGCGGTCGAGCCGATTCCGCTTGTGCCGCCATGGACCAGGAGTGTTTCGTCTCGCGACAAGGCGCCAATCTCGAACACATTGGTCCAGACCGTGAAGACCGTTTCCGGCAGGCCGGCCGCATCTTCCACCGGGACACCTTCGGGTACCGGCAGGACCGACCCGGCCGGTGCCAAGGAGTACGCCGCATAGCCGCCGCCTGCGACCAGGGCACAGACCGGATCACCCGCCTTGTACCCGGTCACACCCTCACCCAGCGCCTCGACATGGCCGGCAACTTCCAGACCCAGCCCCTCCGGTGCACCGGGCGGAGCAGGATAGAAGCCCAAGCGTTCGATCTGGTCGGGCCGGTTGACCCCGCAGGCCGTGTTTCGGATCAGGATTTCACCGGCAGCGGGCGACGGTATGGGGCGGGCGACAACGTCCAGCACGTCAGGCCCGCCGGGCTCGCGCGCGATCACGATACGGTTCAGTTCGGGCTTCATCTCAGTCTCGGTCATGGGACTTTGGCCTCCATCGCGCTATTATCTGCCTGCACAAAGCTCATGTGGAGGCCAGACCATGTTTCACGACGAGGAAAGCATCGCAAGCCAGCGCGCCAAACAAGGCATCATTCCCGGCGAGGATTTGAGCGCCCTGTCGCTGGACGATCTGGCCGAACGGCGCACCGTGCTGGAGGCCGAAATCGCACGGATCGACGAGATCACTGACAAAAAGAAGGCCGGTTTGAATGCGGCCGACGCGGTGTTTAAGTTTTGATCAAACTCTTTGGGCACTGTGTGGCCCAAGCCTTGCTACGATTCGCCCATCAATCGTGACCGACGTACAAATGGACCCGCAATGACCGATAGTCAGACACCGACCCTCTTCCCTGCCGGCGGCGCGCCAGCCGCCCGGGCCCAGGACTTCGCCGCTTCGGAAATGTTCCAGAAGCTGTTTCGCGAAGGCATGGACATGGTGGAAGAGACGGCCAGCTATCTGGACGGGCCGGGTCGCGATGATTCCAAGTCTCTGGATCGCGCCGGGGCGCTGTCCTACGCGACCGAGAGCATGAAGCTGACTACCCGCCTGATGCAGGCTGCCTCCTGGCTGCTGGCCCAGCGGGCCGTCGCCGAAGGCGAGATGTCTGCCGAGGCGGCAACGGATGGGAAATACCGGCTCACCGCAGACCGTCCGGATGAAAACCTGTGGCCGGACGGCGAAACCCCGCCAGCCGTGCTGGGTGACCTCGTGCGTCGGTCGCGCTCGCTCTATGCCCGCCTCAAGCGCATTGACGACAATCTCTATGTCGACGGGGTGATCGAAGCGGAAGCCAATCCGGTCGCCGACCAGATGGCCATGCTGCGCGGCGCCTTCGGCCAGCGCTAGCCTAGGTCTTTCAGGCTGAACAGCTTGTCACGAACGATTTTCAGCGATGAAGTGTGTTCAGACGGATCCTGGTCTGTCGGGGTCGGGATGCGGACTTCCAACCGCACGATTACTTCACTGTGCGGGACCCGAAAACTCGTCA
The window above is part of the Maricaulis maris MCS10 genome. Proteins encoded here:
- a CDS encoding NAD(P)H-quinone oxidoreductase codes for the protein MTETEMKPELNRIVIAREPGGPDVLDVVARPIPSPAAGEILIRNTACGVNRPDQIERLGFYPAPPGAPEGLGLEVAGHVEALGEGVTGYKAGDPVCALVAGGGYAAYSLAPAGSVLPVPEGVPVEDAAGLPETVFTVWTNVFEIGALSRDETLLVHGGTSGIGSTAIQLAKAAGARVIATAGTPEKVAQCRQLGADIAINYRDTDFETVVTEAGGADVILDMVGGGYVQKNINCARVGARIASIAFLAGSRVEVDLMRVMLKRITLTGSTLRARPVEEKARLAQAVRQTVWPWIADGKMRPLIDSRFDLDDARSAHERLDSGEHAGKILLLC
- a CDS encoding DUF1192 domain-containing protein, which translates into the protein MFHDEESIASQRAKQGIIPGEDLSALSLDDLAERRTVLEAEIARIDEITDKKKAGLNAADAVFKF
- a CDS encoding DUF1465 family protein → MTDSQTPTLFPAGGAPAARAQDFAASEMFQKLFREGMDMVEETASYLDGPGRDDSKSLDRAGALSYATESMKLTTRLMQAASWLLAQRAVAEGEMSAEAATDGKYRLTADRPDENLWPDGETPPAVLGDLVRRSRSLYARLKRIDDNLYVDGVIEAEANPVADQMAMLRGAFGQR